A window of the Xiashengella succiniciproducens genome harbors these coding sequences:
- a CDS encoding helix-turn-helix transcriptional regulator, which yields MKDRLQKLLAREDLTPVRFAEKVGVQRSSVSHILSGRNNPSLDFIQKILVAFPQISTDWLIRGRGEMYNSAQASVNNERKRIPSDLFSSLNDEDTPVYLSSKVKADPDERKTVGKEVGKEQHEEAIVQRASDRRIEKIVVFYSDKTFTEYLPEG from the coding sequence ATGAAAGATCGTTTACAAAAACTGTTAGCCAGAGAAGACCTTACACCAGTTCGTTTCGCTGAGAAAGTTGGTGTGCAGCGATCAAGCGTTAGTCACATTCTGTCAGGCAGAAACAATCCAAGTCTGGATTTTATTCAGAAAATCCTTGTTGCCTTTCCTCAAATCAGCACTGACTGGCTTATAAGGGGAAGGGGCGAGATGTACAATAGTGCGCAGGCTTCAGTAAATAATGAGAGAAAGCGTATTCCTAGTGACCTCTTTTCCTCACTTAATGATGAGGATACTCCGGTTTACCTTAGTTCCAAGGTAAAAGCCGATCCGGATGAAAGAAAGACAGTTGGAAAAGAAGTTGGAAAAGAGCAGCATGAAGAAGCAATTGTTCAGAGAGCAAGTGACAGGAGAATAGAGAAAATCGTGGTGTTTTACAGCGATAAAACCTTTACCGAGTACCTTCCTGAGGGCTGA